In Epinephelus lanceolatus isolate andai-2023 chromosome 16, ASM4190304v1, whole genome shotgun sequence, one DNA window encodes the following:
- the gnrhr1 gene encoding gonadotropin releasing hormone receptor 1, whose amino-acid sequence MTENVSLWVSTPADPLQTGLVFSLLNSSAPPSPPPWKVPSFTVAARCRVAATLVLFVFSAGSNLSVLISVCWGRGYRLAAHLRPLIASLASADLVMTFVVMPLDAIWNITVQWYAGDVMCKLLCFLKLFAMHSAAFILVVVSLDRYRAILHPLDSLDAGLRNRRMLLVAWALSVLLASPQLFIFRAIKADGVDFIQCATHGSFQFRWQETAYNMFHFVTLYVFPLLVMTFCYTRILTKINGQMHKRKDGEHCLRRSGTDMIPKARIKTLKMTIVIVSSFVICWTPYYLLGIWYWFQPAIIKHTPEYVHHILFIFGNLNSCCDPVIYSFYTPSFRADLADVVACCRGRRINNASPRSVDRLSARSGGAAVEMESDLSSNQHSGNPV is encoded by the exons ATGACAGAAAACGTGTCTCTGTGGGTTTCCACACCTGCAGACCCTTTACAGACAGGCCTTGTCTTCTCCCTGCTGAACTCATCTGCTCCACCCTCCCCTCCACCCTGGAAGGTTCCGtccttcactgtggctgctcgtTGTCGTGTAGCAGCCACCCTGGTGCTCTTTGTCTTTTCTGCTGGGAGTAACCTGTCAGTCCTGATCAGCGTGTGCTGGGGACGGGGCTATCGGCTGGCAGCACATCTCCGCCCGCTGATCGCCAGTTTGGCATCAGCTGATTTGGTGATGACTTTTGTGGTCATGCCACTGGATGCCATTTGGAATATTACAGTACAGTGGTATGCTGGGGATGTTATGTGTAAGCTGCTGTGTTTCCTCAAGCTCTTTGCCATGCACTCAGCAGCATTCATACTGGTGGTGGTAAGTCTGGACCGCTATCGGGCCATCCTCCATCCTCTGGATTCTCTCGATGCTGGACTCAGGAACAGACGCATGCTGCTGGTGGCCTGGGCTCTGAGTGTGCTGCTGGCATCTCCACAG CTTTTCATCTTTCGGGCCATTAAAGCTGATGGAGTGGACTTCATTCAGTGTGCAACCCATGGCAGTTTCCAGTTTCGCTGGCAGGAAACGGCATACAACATGTTTCACTTTGTGACACTGTATGTCTTCCCCCTTCTTGTCATGACTTTCTGCTACACCCGCATCCTCACCAAGATCAATGGGCAAATGCACAAGAGAAAAG ATGGTGAGCACTGCCTGAGACGCAGTGGAACAGACATGATACCCAAAGCCCGGATTAAGACTCTCAAGATGACCATTGTGATTGTTAGCTCCTTCGTCATCTGTTGGACACCCTACTACCTCCTGGGGATCTGGTACTGGTTCCAACCAGCCATTATCAAGCACACACCTGAGTATGTCCACCACATACTCTTTATCTTTGGCAACCTGAACTCTTGCTGTGACCCGGTCATCTACAGCTTCTACACACCATCTTTCCGGGCAGACCTTGCTGATGTTGTGGCGTGCTGCCGCGGTCGCCGAATCAACAATGCCTCACCTCGCTCTGTGGATCGTCTGTCTGCTCGCAGCGGTGGAGCTGCTGTGGAGATGGAGTCTGATCTGAGCTCAAACCAGCACAGTGGGAACCCTGTTTAA